One genomic window of Medicago truncatula cultivar Jemalong A17 chromosome 1, MtrunA17r5.0-ANR, whole genome shotgun sequence includes the following:
- the LOC25484710 gene encoding uncharacterized protein: protein MSAQKGSMDSGASRKRMKPGVVQEKFGDEAESQIVLVQEEGFETNQVGSEEMELNISLVLEKIENFTQRVSELLESGKTMFKELCNEFEEKLIMIHKEQVEKWQEEIKELRALDASNEEANALLQNARYVLQLTRND, encoded by the exons ATGTCAGCTCAAAAAGGAAGCATGGACAGTGGAGCTTCAAGGAAACGTATGAAACCTGGG GTAGTACAAGAAAAGTTTGGAGATGAAGCAGAATCGCAGATTGTACTTGTACAGGAGGAAGGATTTGAGACTAACCAAGTTGGGTCTGAAGAAATGGAGCTCAATATTTCTCTTGTTCTTGAGAAGATTGAGAATTTTACCCAGAGG GTATCTGAGCTCTTGGAATCAGGGAAAACAATGTTTAAGGAGCTATGCAATGAATTTGAAGAGAAACTGATTAT GATTCACAAGGAGCAGGTTGAAAAATGGCAGGAAGAAATCAAAGAACTCCGTGCACTCGATGCCTCAAATGAGGAAGCCAATGCTCTTCTGCAAAATGCTCGATATGTACTTCAGCTCACTCGTAATGATTAG